AATATTAGTTATAACATTCcttattattttgtcaaaaaaaaattccttattataattactaaaaaacaaaacattcccaaaaaattaaaaatattataaaaaataattaaatatttaaataaattattctgttaattaattctattaatgaaatatattattttggcaagttataaattatatatatcctggtcaaaaaatattaatctttataaaaaaattatacaccttTTCCTCATTCTTTTATGTAAATTCTTGTCTACTGCtgcaattaatattatttataacattccttattataattttctttttgcaaGTTAATAAATGATCATTattctggtaaaaaaaaaaacattctttacaaaaaattatacacctTTTCACACCATCATTCTTCTATATAAATGCTCTCTTGTGCTGTAATAAATATAAGTTGACAATTCTTTGTTTTCGACCAAACtaagttgattttgaatttgagaAAAGAGTAAGATTTTGATCATCATGGCAACTAGATACTTACACTTTACAACATTAGTTCTTGCCGTAAGCATCTTAGTGGTAGGAATTTCTGGTCAATTTGAATGTGGTGGTGACTTGAATGGCATTGTATATCATTGTAAACCTTTTGTCTTAAAGGATGGGCCAACTTTGCCACCATCAGATTTATGTTGTAATGCATTGAACGGTGTTGATGTCTCATGTTACTGCCAATATGTGACTCCTCGTCTTATGCAAAATATCAGCATTGACAAAGCTTT
Above is a genomic segment from Medicago truncatula cultivar Jemalong A17 chromosome 5, MtrunA17r5.0-ANR, whole genome shotgun sequence containing:
- the LOC11428864 gene encoding putative lipid-transfer protein DIR1; this encodes MATRYLHFTTLVLAVSILVVGISGQFECGGDLNGIVYHCKPFVLKDGPTLPPSDLCCNALNGVDVSCYCQYVTPRLMQNISIDKALNVARNCELQDIPTGKCGSYNPPPTSPKA